Proteins encoded together in one Coffea arabica cultivar ET-39 chromosome 2c, Coffea Arabica ET-39 HiFi, whole genome shotgun sequence window:
- the LOC113725009 gene encoding kinesin-like protein KIN-10C isoform X3, which produces MTSSTPGPDQNLKVKMGVNPSRRRVRVIGRIRGFTSQESESFSHDSPKPWITVSKPEHHGASSETTLTLSFLDQFNNSRKEASYKLDHCYEQDEDTGTLFAREIEPLTSDVLSGGHASIIAYGARGSGKTYTIQGAENKPGIAVMTMTELLSKAEETGKSLSISIFEVQQEHAYDLLDPKHSEVQVLEDCRGKINLKGLSKVPVKSILEFQNIYFSMSNISKSAHKIPHEHTRRSHKCLIIHVLAMNDNSTTKLAGKMNFVDLAGYEDSRRISRDGSALLDRTNKSLHTLLNVVYALNANEMHVPYRESKLTHIFKESLRGTSHVVLLTCLNPHVCQDTLRTLSLVSRSCQSTNHVLTESVNNAKSSARFKMLSLQNSMKPFCTPSARKPAVSSLHLSAKGTSCVSKGRKLFEEGKNITSNQVLIFETRLPQDDCSDKKLEFVPETAAAVSPSMLKKVSQEKSIPESVAVSPSKLKKALQVESILDNPSAFVPDGLVSQEKSNPEFSLDPELKENDISAHKRSNNLELIPAVVCEKSPPQDGSVIRKETLNEHGSPPLSERLRQLSNSLKSFCSSTPLHVKMLDNGDAQHNVIEPKTPIFEYGARVTERSEITKYSSPWEMLSKRSSGMKDSLVQEYLRFLNSASKEELKGLRGIGEKRATYILQLREESPEPFKSLDDLQDIGLSAKQVKGMVKKMAGDLFS; this is translated from the exons ATGACTTCATCAACGCCTGGCCCAGATCAgaatttaaaagttaaaatGGGAGTAAACCCATCTCGTAGACGAGTGAGAGTAATTGGGAGAATCAGGGGCTTCACTAGCCAAGAATCTGAATCTTTCAGTCATGATTCTCCAAAGCCTTGGATCACTGTCTCCAAACCCGAACACCACGGGGCTTCATCTGAAACCACGCTCACGCTCTCTTTCTTGGACCAATTCAATAATAG TCGAAAAGAAGCATCGTATAAACTGGACCACTGTTATGAACAAGATGAGGATACAGGTACACTTTTTGCCAGAGAGATAGAGCCTTTGACTTCAGATGTCCTCAGTGGTGGACATGCATCAATTATAGCTTATGGGGCTAGAGGAAGTGGAAAAACTTATACGATTCAG GGTGCTGAAAACAAACCAGGAATAGCTGTAATGACGATGACTGAATTGCTCTCAAAAGCTGAGGAGACTGGAAAGTCACTTTCAATATCTATTTTTGAGGTTCAGCAGGAGCATGCTTATGATCTTCTGGATCCCAAGCATTCTGAAGTACAAGTACTTGAAGATTGCCGAGGGAAAATAAATCTTAAGGGGCTATCTAAA GTTCCTGTGAAATCCATTTTAGAGTTTCAGAATATATACTTTAGTATGTCGAACATCAGCAAATCAGCACACAAGATACCACATGAGCATACAAGAAGGAGCCATAAATGTTTAATAATACATGTATTAGCAATGAATGATAACTCAACAACCAAGCTTGCGGGAAAGATGAATTTTGTTGATTTAGCAG GATATGAGGATTCCAGAAGAATTAGTAGAGACGGAAGTGCACTTCTTGACAGAACTAACAAGTCCCTTCACACCTTACTGAATGTTGTTTATGCACTTAATGCCAATGAGATGCATGTGCCATACCGTGAGAGCAAACTTACTCACATTTTTAAGGAGTCACTCAGGGGCACAAGTCATGTAGTGCTGCTCACTTGTTTG AACCCACATGTTTGCCAAGACACTCTTCGCACATTGAGTTTAGTTTCCAGGTCATGTCAAAGTACAAATCATGTACTGACTGAGTCTGTCAATAATGCTAAAAGCTCAGCTAGATTCAAGATGCTTTCATTACAAAATAGCATGAAGCCTTTTTGTACTCCTTCTGCTAGAAAACCAGCAGTCTCAAGTTTGCATTTATCTGCAAAGGGTACCAGTTGCGTGTCAAAGGGAAG GAAACTTTTTGAAGAGGGGAAGAATATCACTTCTAATCAGGTTCTCATCTTTGAG ACAAGGCTCCCACAAGATGATTGTTCAGACAAGAAACTCGAATTTGTACCTGAAACAGCTGCAGCTGTGTCACCCTCCATGCTGAAGAAG GTTTCTCAGGAAAAGTCAATTCCAGAGTCTGTAGCTGTGTCACCCTCCAAGCTGAAGAAG GCTTTGCAGGTTGAGTCGATTTTAGATAATCCTTCAGCCTTTGTACCTGACGGACTT GTCTCTCAAGAAAAGTCAAATCCAGAATTTAGTTTGGATCCGGAACTGAAGGAAAAT GACATTTCTGCACACAAAAGAAGCAACAATTTGGAACTCATTCCTGCTGTAGTTTGTGAGAAATCTCCTCCGCAAGATG GTAGTGTCATACGAAAGGAGACATTGAATGAGCATGGATCACCTCCACTTAGTGAGAGATTAAGACAACTATCAAACAGCTTGAAATCATTCTGTTCTTCAACTCCATTACATGTAAAGATGCTAGATAATGGTGATGCACAACATAATGTTATTGAGCCAAAGACCCCAATATTTGAATATGGTGCACGAGTTACTGAAAGATCGGAGATCACAAAATATAGTAGTCCTTGGGAAATGCTCAGTAAGCGCAGTTCTGGAATGAAG GATTCCCTTGTTCAGGAATACCTTAGGTTCTTAAACTCTGCTAGCAA AGAAGAGCTGAAAGGATTAAGG GGTATTGGGGAAAAGAGAGCTACCTACATTCTTCAACTTCGTGAAGAATCTCCAGAACCTTTCAAGAGT CTTGATGATTTGCAAGACATTGGTCTTTCGGCTAAGCAA GTCAAAGGAATGGTGAAGAAGATGGCTGGAGATCTCTTTAGTTGA
- the LOC113725009 gene encoding kinesin-like protein KIN-10C isoform X2 has protein sequence MTSSTPGPDQNLKVKMGVNPSRRRVRVIGRIRGFTSQESESFSHDSPKPWITVSKPEHHGASSETTLTLSFLDQFNNSRKEASYKLDHCYEQDEDTGTLFAREIEPLTSDVLSGGHASIIAYGARGSGKTYTIQGAENKPGIAVMTMTELLSKAEETGKSLSISIFEVQQEHAYDLLDPKHSEVQVLEDCRGKINLKGLSKVPVKSILEFQNIYFSMSNISKSAHKIPHEHTRRSHKCLIIHVLAMNDNSTTKLAGKMNFVDLAGYEDSRRISRDGSALLDRTNKSLHTLLNVVYALNANEMHVPYRESKLTHIFKESLRGTSHVVLLTCLNPHVCQDTLRTLSLVSRSCQSTNHVLTESVNNAKSSARFKMLSLQNSMKPFCTPSARKPAVSSLHLSAKGTSCVSKGRKLFEEGKNITSNQTRLPQDDCSDKKLEFVPETAAAVSPSMLKKASQDESTLDNPLALVPEGVVSQEKSIPESVAVSPSKLKKALQVESILDNPSAFVPDGLVSQEKSNPEFSLDPELKENDISAHKRSNNLELIPAVVCEKSPPQDGSVIRKETLNEHGSPPLSERLRQLSNSLKSFCSSTPLHVKMLDNGDAQHNVIEPKTPIFEYGARVTERSEITKYSSPWEMLSKRSSGMKDSLVQEYLRFLNSASKEELKGLRGIGEKRATYILQLREESPEPFKSLDDLQDIGLSAKQVKGMVKKMAGDLFS, from the exons ATGACTTCATCAACGCCTGGCCCAGATCAgaatttaaaagttaaaatGGGAGTAAACCCATCTCGTAGACGAGTGAGAGTAATTGGGAGAATCAGGGGCTTCACTAGCCAAGAATCTGAATCTTTCAGTCATGATTCTCCAAAGCCTTGGATCACTGTCTCCAAACCCGAACACCACGGGGCTTCATCTGAAACCACGCTCACGCTCTCTTTCTTGGACCAATTCAATAATAG TCGAAAAGAAGCATCGTATAAACTGGACCACTGTTATGAACAAGATGAGGATACAGGTACACTTTTTGCCAGAGAGATAGAGCCTTTGACTTCAGATGTCCTCAGTGGTGGACATGCATCAATTATAGCTTATGGGGCTAGAGGAAGTGGAAAAACTTATACGATTCAG GGTGCTGAAAACAAACCAGGAATAGCTGTAATGACGATGACTGAATTGCTCTCAAAAGCTGAGGAGACTGGAAAGTCACTTTCAATATCTATTTTTGAGGTTCAGCAGGAGCATGCTTATGATCTTCTGGATCCCAAGCATTCTGAAGTACAAGTACTTGAAGATTGCCGAGGGAAAATAAATCTTAAGGGGCTATCTAAA GTTCCTGTGAAATCCATTTTAGAGTTTCAGAATATATACTTTAGTATGTCGAACATCAGCAAATCAGCACACAAGATACCACATGAGCATACAAGAAGGAGCCATAAATGTTTAATAATACATGTATTAGCAATGAATGATAACTCAACAACCAAGCTTGCGGGAAAGATGAATTTTGTTGATTTAGCAG GATATGAGGATTCCAGAAGAATTAGTAGAGACGGAAGTGCACTTCTTGACAGAACTAACAAGTCCCTTCACACCTTACTGAATGTTGTTTATGCACTTAATGCCAATGAGATGCATGTGCCATACCGTGAGAGCAAACTTACTCACATTTTTAAGGAGTCACTCAGGGGCACAAGTCATGTAGTGCTGCTCACTTGTTTG AACCCACATGTTTGCCAAGACACTCTTCGCACATTGAGTTTAGTTTCCAGGTCATGTCAAAGTACAAATCATGTACTGACTGAGTCTGTCAATAATGCTAAAAGCTCAGCTAGATTCAAGATGCTTTCATTACAAAATAGCATGAAGCCTTTTTGTACTCCTTCTGCTAGAAAACCAGCAGTCTCAAGTTTGCATTTATCTGCAAAGGGTACCAGTTGCGTGTCAAAGGGAAG GAAACTTTTTGAAGAGGGGAAGAATATCACTTCTAATCAG ACAAGGCTCCCACAAGATGATTGTTCAGACAAGAAACTCGAATTTGTACCTGAAACAGCTGCAGCTGTGTCACCCTCCATGCTGAAGAAG GCTTCGCAGGATGAGTCCACTTTGGATAATCCTTTGGCCTTAGTACCTGAAGGAGTT GTTTCTCAGGAAAAGTCAATTCCAGAGTCTGTAGCTGTGTCACCCTCCAAGCTGAAGAAG GCTTTGCAGGTTGAGTCGATTTTAGATAATCCTTCAGCCTTTGTACCTGACGGACTT GTCTCTCAAGAAAAGTCAAATCCAGAATTTAGTTTGGATCCGGAACTGAAGGAAAAT GACATTTCTGCACACAAAAGAAGCAACAATTTGGAACTCATTCCTGCTGTAGTTTGTGAGAAATCTCCTCCGCAAGATG GTAGTGTCATACGAAAGGAGACATTGAATGAGCATGGATCACCTCCACTTAGTGAGAGATTAAGACAACTATCAAACAGCTTGAAATCATTCTGTTCTTCAACTCCATTACATGTAAAGATGCTAGATAATGGTGATGCACAACATAATGTTATTGAGCCAAAGACCCCAATATTTGAATATGGTGCACGAGTTACTGAAAGATCGGAGATCACAAAATATAGTAGTCCTTGGGAAATGCTCAGTAAGCGCAGTTCTGGAATGAAG GATTCCCTTGTTCAGGAATACCTTAGGTTCTTAAACTCTGCTAGCAA AGAAGAGCTGAAAGGATTAAGG GGTATTGGGGAAAAGAGAGCTACCTACATTCTTCAACTTCGTGAAGAATCTCCAGAACCTTTCAAGAGT CTTGATGATTTGCAAGACATTGGTCTTTCGGCTAAGCAA GTCAAAGGAATGGTGAAGAAGATGGCTGGAGATCTCTTTAGTTGA
- the LOC113720214 gene encoding gibberellin 20-oxidase-like protein translates to MPASQTSVELPVLDISQPLSPSSLSSISVACKEWGFFQLSNHGICPDFLKRLQFLCNHIFMLPSDDKLKAGPSSETKTYTPHFIASPFYESIRVSGPDFFASAQSSSEALLNRPNPEFSDVLQEYGSKMTDLSRRVIEIVLECLGAAADLGRKLSSEFDSCQGYFRINNYSSSREAEAESMQLDEVEGLGMHTDMSCITIVYQDEIGGLQVRSKDGKWMDINPSNGNLVVNIGDLMQAWSNGKLRSSEHRVVLRRCANRFSTAFFWCFEDEKVIFAPHEVVGEETSRLYKPFVCADYLKFRENSEKGKFEKVGYTVQHFAGIKT, encoded by the exons ATGCCTGCGTCCCAAACTTCGGTAGAACTTCCTGTTTTGGATATTTCGCAGCCCTTAAGCCCATCATCTCTCTCCTCAATCTCTGTCGCCTGTAAAGAATGGGGTTTCTTTCAACTTAGCAACCATGGGATTTGCCCTGACTTCCTCAAGAGGTTGCAGTTCCTTTGCAATCATATTTTCATGCTGCCTTCTGATGATAAACTTAAAGCTGGTCCTTCCTCGGAAACAAAAACGTATACTCCTCACTTCATTGCCTCCCCTTTTTATGAGTCCATCCGGGTTTCTGGTCCTGACTTCTTTGCCTCCGCGCAGAGTTCTTCAGAAGCTCTCCTGAATCGTCCCAATCCAGAATTCAG TGATGTTCTGCAAGAATATGGGAGCAAGATGACTGACTTATCCAGAAGGGTAATTGAGATCGTCCTGGAGTGTTTGGGAGCTGCTGCTGATTTAGGGAGGAAGCTATCATCTGAGTTCGACAGTTGTCAAGGTTACTTCAGAATAAATAATTACTCATCATCCAGGGAGGCCGAGGCCGAGAGCATGCAATTAGACGAGGTTGAAGGGCTAGGAATGCACACCGACATGAGTTGCATAACCATCGTTTATCAGGATGAGATTGGAGGCCTTCAAGTGAGGTCTAAGGATGGGAAATGGATGGACATAAACCCGAGCAATGGCAACCTTGTGGTGAATATCGGTGACTTAATGCAAGCTTGGAGCAATGGCAAGTTGAGGTCATCCGAGCACAGAGTTGTTCTAAGACGATGTGCAAATCGATTTTCCACTGCTTTCTTCTGGTGTTTTGAAGATGAAAAGGTGATATTTGCACCTCATGAAGTCGTTGGTGAGGAAACTTCAAGGCTCTATAAACCTTTTGTCTGTGCAGATTATCTAAAATTTAGGGAGAACAGTGAAAAGGGCAAGTTTGAGAAAGTCGGATACACTGTACAGCATTTTGCTGGGATTAAGACATGA
- the LOC113725009 gene encoding kinesin-like protein KIN-10C isoform X1, whose translation MTSSTPGPDQNLKVKMGVNPSRRRVRVIGRIRGFTSQESESFSHDSPKPWITVSKPEHHGASSETTLTLSFLDQFNNSRKEASYKLDHCYEQDEDTGTLFAREIEPLTSDVLSGGHASIIAYGARGSGKTYTIQGAENKPGIAVMTMTELLSKAEETGKSLSISIFEVQQEHAYDLLDPKHSEVQVLEDCRGKINLKGLSKVPVKSILEFQNIYFSMSNISKSAHKIPHEHTRRSHKCLIIHVLAMNDNSTTKLAGKMNFVDLAGYEDSRRISRDGSALLDRTNKSLHTLLNVVYALNANEMHVPYRESKLTHIFKESLRGTSHVVLLTCLNPHVCQDTLRTLSLVSRSCQSTNHVLTESVNNAKSSARFKMLSLQNSMKPFCTPSARKPAVSSLHLSAKGTSCVSKGRKLFEEGKNITSNQVLIFETRLPQDDCSDKKLEFVPETAAAVSPSMLKKASQDESTLDNPLALVPEGVVSQEKSIPESVAVSPSKLKKALQVESILDNPSAFVPDGLVSQEKSNPEFSLDPELKENDISAHKRSNNLELIPAVVCEKSPPQDGSVIRKETLNEHGSPPLSERLRQLSNSLKSFCSSTPLHVKMLDNGDAQHNVIEPKTPIFEYGARVTERSEITKYSSPWEMLSKRSSGMKDSLVQEYLRFLNSASKEELKGLRGIGEKRATYILQLREESPEPFKSLDDLQDIGLSAKQVKGMVKKMAGDLFS comes from the exons ATGACTTCATCAACGCCTGGCCCAGATCAgaatttaaaagttaaaatGGGAGTAAACCCATCTCGTAGACGAGTGAGAGTAATTGGGAGAATCAGGGGCTTCACTAGCCAAGAATCTGAATCTTTCAGTCATGATTCTCCAAAGCCTTGGATCACTGTCTCCAAACCCGAACACCACGGGGCTTCATCTGAAACCACGCTCACGCTCTCTTTCTTGGACCAATTCAATAATAG TCGAAAAGAAGCATCGTATAAACTGGACCACTGTTATGAACAAGATGAGGATACAGGTACACTTTTTGCCAGAGAGATAGAGCCTTTGACTTCAGATGTCCTCAGTGGTGGACATGCATCAATTATAGCTTATGGGGCTAGAGGAAGTGGAAAAACTTATACGATTCAG GGTGCTGAAAACAAACCAGGAATAGCTGTAATGACGATGACTGAATTGCTCTCAAAAGCTGAGGAGACTGGAAAGTCACTTTCAATATCTATTTTTGAGGTTCAGCAGGAGCATGCTTATGATCTTCTGGATCCCAAGCATTCTGAAGTACAAGTACTTGAAGATTGCCGAGGGAAAATAAATCTTAAGGGGCTATCTAAA GTTCCTGTGAAATCCATTTTAGAGTTTCAGAATATATACTTTAGTATGTCGAACATCAGCAAATCAGCACACAAGATACCACATGAGCATACAAGAAGGAGCCATAAATGTTTAATAATACATGTATTAGCAATGAATGATAACTCAACAACCAAGCTTGCGGGAAAGATGAATTTTGTTGATTTAGCAG GATATGAGGATTCCAGAAGAATTAGTAGAGACGGAAGTGCACTTCTTGACAGAACTAACAAGTCCCTTCACACCTTACTGAATGTTGTTTATGCACTTAATGCCAATGAGATGCATGTGCCATACCGTGAGAGCAAACTTACTCACATTTTTAAGGAGTCACTCAGGGGCACAAGTCATGTAGTGCTGCTCACTTGTTTG AACCCACATGTTTGCCAAGACACTCTTCGCACATTGAGTTTAGTTTCCAGGTCATGTCAAAGTACAAATCATGTACTGACTGAGTCTGTCAATAATGCTAAAAGCTCAGCTAGATTCAAGATGCTTTCATTACAAAATAGCATGAAGCCTTTTTGTACTCCTTCTGCTAGAAAACCAGCAGTCTCAAGTTTGCATTTATCTGCAAAGGGTACCAGTTGCGTGTCAAAGGGAAG GAAACTTTTTGAAGAGGGGAAGAATATCACTTCTAATCAGGTTCTCATCTTTGAG ACAAGGCTCCCACAAGATGATTGTTCAGACAAGAAACTCGAATTTGTACCTGAAACAGCTGCAGCTGTGTCACCCTCCATGCTGAAGAAG GCTTCGCAGGATGAGTCCACTTTGGATAATCCTTTGGCCTTAGTACCTGAAGGAGTT GTTTCTCAGGAAAAGTCAATTCCAGAGTCTGTAGCTGTGTCACCCTCCAAGCTGAAGAAG GCTTTGCAGGTTGAGTCGATTTTAGATAATCCTTCAGCCTTTGTACCTGACGGACTT GTCTCTCAAGAAAAGTCAAATCCAGAATTTAGTTTGGATCCGGAACTGAAGGAAAAT GACATTTCTGCACACAAAAGAAGCAACAATTTGGAACTCATTCCTGCTGTAGTTTGTGAGAAATCTCCTCCGCAAGATG GTAGTGTCATACGAAAGGAGACATTGAATGAGCATGGATCACCTCCACTTAGTGAGAGATTAAGACAACTATCAAACAGCTTGAAATCATTCTGTTCTTCAACTCCATTACATGTAAAGATGCTAGATAATGGTGATGCACAACATAATGTTATTGAGCCAAAGACCCCAATATTTGAATATGGTGCACGAGTTACTGAAAGATCGGAGATCACAAAATATAGTAGTCCTTGGGAAATGCTCAGTAAGCGCAGTTCTGGAATGAAG GATTCCCTTGTTCAGGAATACCTTAGGTTCTTAAACTCTGCTAGCAA AGAAGAGCTGAAAGGATTAAGG GGTATTGGGGAAAAGAGAGCTACCTACATTCTTCAACTTCGTGAAGAATCTCCAGAACCTTTCAAGAGT CTTGATGATTTGCAAGACATTGGTCTTTCGGCTAAGCAA GTCAAAGGAATGGTGAAGAAGATGGCTGGAGATCTCTTTAGTTGA